Proteins encoded together in one Paracidovorax wautersii window:
- a CDS encoding D-glycerate dehydrogenase gives MSKPRILVARNIFPEVVERLSQHFEVESNPQDVVWTPAELAEKLADKDGALTTGSQRVDAALLAAAPRLRIVANMAVGYNNFDVDAMTAAGVQGTNTPDVLTETTADFGFALLMATARRMAESEHYLRAGQWTKWSYDLFAGTEVHGSTLGILGMGRIGQGIAKRGAHGFGMNVVYHNRSRLTPELEAECKARYVSKEELLRTADHLVLVLPYTPASHHAIGAAEIAQMKPTANLINIARGGIVDDAALAKALKERRIAAAGLDVFEGEPAVHPDLLTVPNVVLTPHIASATVPTRLAMAQLAADNLIAFFDGRGPLTPVNTPAGKRA, from the coding sequence ATGTCCAAGCCCCGCATCCTGGTTGCCCGCAACATCTTTCCCGAAGTGGTGGAGCGCCTGTCGCAGCATTTCGAGGTCGAGTCGAACCCGCAGGACGTGGTGTGGACCCCGGCCGAACTGGCCGAAAAACTGGCGGACAAGGACGGCGCGCTCACCACCGGCAGCCAGCGCGTGGATGCCGCGCTGCTGGCCGCCGCGCCCCGGCTGCGCATCGTGGCCAACATGGCCGTGGGCTACAACAACTTCGACGTGGACGCGATGACGGCCGCGGGCGTGCAGGGCACCAACACGCCCGACGTGCTGACCGAGACCACGGCCGACTTCGGCTTTGCGCTGCTCATGGCCACGGCGCGCCGCATGGCCGAGAGCGAGCATTACCTGCGCGCCGGCCAGTGGACGAAGTGGAGCTACGACCTGTTCGCCGGCACCGAGGTGCACGGCAGCACGCTGGGCATCCTGGGCATGGGCCGCATCGGCCAGGGCATCGCCAAGCGCGGCGCGCACGGCTTCGGCATGAACGTGGTCTATCACAACCGCTCGCGCCTCACGCCCGAACTCGAAGCCGAATGCAAGGCCCGCTACGTGAGCAAGGAAGAGCTGCTGCGCACGGCCGACCACCTGGTGCTGGTGCTGCCGTACACACCCGCATCGCACCACGCCATCGGCGCGGCCGAGATCGCGCAGATGAAGCCCACCGCCAACCTGATCAACATCGCGCGCGGCGGCATCGTGGACGACGCGGCACTGGCCAAGGCGCTCAAGGAGCGCCGCATCGCCGCGGCCGGCCTGGACGTGTTCGAGGGCGAGCCCGCCGTCCACCCCGATCTGCTGACGGTGCCCAACGTGGTCCTCACGCCGCACATCGCCAGCGCCACCGTGCCGACGCGCCTGGCCATGGCCCAGCTGGCAGCCGACAACCTCATCGCCTTCTTCGACGGGCGTGGACCGCTCACGCCGGTGAACACCCCGGCCGGCAAGCGTGCGTAA
- a CDS encoding sodium:proton antiporter, which produces MTRTRSLALLGLCLAPALARAADVDGSALSVLWGVPFAGLLLSIALLPLLAPVFWHHHFGKVAAAWALAFLLPFAAVFGPAVAGAGLVHALLAEYLPFVILLTALFTVAGGIYIRGNLHGSPGLNTALLGIGAVLASFMGTTGASMLLIRPLIRANDGRRHVAHVVVFFIFIVSNAGGSLTPLGDPPLFLGFLKGVDFFWTVRHIFPETLFLIGTLLVLFYLLDTWFYRRREDVLPADPTPDTRGIGFDGRVNFALLGAVVVLVLLSGFWKSPVVWDVAGTPVGLPGLVRDAGLIGVTLLSLWLTPRRVHADNQFSWGPIQEVAKLFAGIFLTIIPVIAMLKAGVNGPFAAIVSAVTRPDGTPDPAMYFWATGALSSFLDNAPTYLVFFNTAGGDPAALMTTLAPTLAAISAGAVFMGANTYIGNAPNLMVKAIAEDRGVKMPSFFGYMLWSGGILVPLFAVMTFLWFR; this is translated from the coding sequence ATGACCCGTACCCGCTCCCTGGCTCTGCTGGGCCTGTGCCTGGCGCCGGCCCTGGCCCGGGCCGCCGATGTGGACGGCTCGGCGCTGTCTGTGCTGTGGGGCGTGCCCTTTGCGGGGCTGCTGCTGTCGATCGCTTTGCTGCCCCTGCTGGCGCCCGTGTTCTGGCACCACCATTTCGGCAAGGTGGCCGCCGCCTGGGCGCTGGCGTTCCTGCTGCCGTTCGCCGCGGTGTTCGGCCCGGCGGTCGCGGGCGCCGGTCTGGTGCACGCGCTGCTGGCCGAATACCTGCCGTTCGTGATTCTGCTCACCGCGCTGTTCACCGTGGCGGGGGGCATCTACATCCGCGGCAACCTGCACGGCAGCCCGGGGCTGAACACGGCGCTGCTGGGCATCGGGGCCGTGCTGGCGAGCTTCATGGGCACCACCGGGGCCTCGATGCTGCTGATCCGCCCGCTGATCCGCGCCAACGACGGCCGCCGCCATGTGGCGCACGTGGTGGTGTTCTTCATTTTCATCGTCTCCAACGCGGGTGGCTCGCTCACCCCGTTGGGCGATCCGCCGCTGTTCCTGGGCTTTCTGAAGGGCGTGGATTTCTTCTGGACCGTGCGGCACATCTTTCCCGAGACGCTGTTCCTCATCGGCACGCTGCTCGTCCTGTTCTATCTTCTGGATACCTGGTTCTACCGGCGCCGCGAAGACGTATTGCCGGCCGATCCCACGCCAGACACCCGCGGCATCGGCTTCGACGGCCGCGTCAACTTCGCGCTGCTGGGCGCCGTCGTGGTACTGGTGCTGCTGAGCGGTTTCTGGAAATCACCCGTGGTCTGGGACGTGGCCGGCACGCCGGTCGGGCTGCCGGGCCTGGTGCGCGATGCGGGGCTGATCGGCGTGACGCTGCTGTCCCTCTGGCTCACGCCGCGCCGGGTGCACGCAGACAACCAGTTCAGCTGGGGTCCCATACAGGAGGTGGCCAAGCTGTTCGCCGGCATCTTCCTCACCATCATCCCGGTCATCGCCATGCTCAAGGCGGGCGTGAACGGGCCGTTCGCCGCCATCGTGTCCGCCGTGACCCGCCCGGACGGAACGCCCGACCCCGCGATGTACTTCTGGGCCACGGGCGCGCTCAGTTCATTCCTGGACAACGCGCCCACCTACCTGGTGTTCTTCAACACGGCGGGCGGTGACCCCGCCGCGCTGATGACAACGCTGGCACCCACGCTGGCGGCCATCTCGGCCGGCGCCGTGTTCATGGGCGCCAATACCTACATCGGCAACGCGCCCAACCTCATGGTCAAGGCGATTGCCGAGGACCGCGGCGTGAAGATGCCCAGCTTCTTCGGCTACATGCTGTGGTCGGGCGGCATCCTGGTGCCGCTGTTCGCCGTGATGACATTCCTCTGGTTCCGTTGA
- the pncB gene encoding nicotinate phosphoribosyltransferase, which produces MIITSLLDTDLYKFTMMQVVLHQFPGAQVEYHFKCRNPGVPLAPYVSEIRDEIRALCSLRFQDAELAYLRSLRFIKSDFVDFLGLFQLNEKYITVTALPSGEIDITITGPWLYTILFEIPVLAIVNEVYFRNTQKVPDFPEGRRRLDTKIAQLQGEGLADLKIADYGTRRRFSRAWHEEVLRVLVARLGTGDRRPDAPSGPGQFAGTSNVLFAMKLGLTPLGTMAHEYLQACQALGPRLRDSQIYGFEMWAREYRGDLGIALSDVYGMSAFLRDFDLYFCKLFDGARHDSGDPFAWGERLLEHYRKNRVDPLTKTLIFSDALTVPRTIELYRQFQGRCQLAFGIGTNLTNDLGDPPAHVPLQIVIKMTRCNGQPVAKLSDAPGKNMCDDEKYLAYLRQVFDIPSPA; this is translated from the coding sequence ATGATCATCACCAGCCTGCTCGACACCGACCTGTACAAGTTCACCATGATGCAGGTGGTGCTGCACCAGTTCCCAGGGGCGCAGGTCGAATACCACTTCAAGTGCCGCAACCCCGGCGTTCCGCTGGCGCCGTATGTGAGCGAGATCCGCGACGAGATCCGGGCGTTGTGCAGCCTGCGGTTCCAGGATGCCGAGCTGGCGTACCTGCGGTCCCTGCGCTTCATCAAGAGCGACTTTGTGGATTTCCTCGGTCTGTTCCAGCTCAACGAGAAATACATCACCGTCACCGCGCTGCCTTCAGGTGAGATCGACATCACCATCACCGGGCCATGGCTGTATACCATTCTGTTCGAGATTCCGGTGCTGGCCATCGTCAACGAGGTGTACTTCCGCAACACGCAGAAAGTGCCCGACTTCCCCGAGGGCCGGCGCCGGCTGGACACCAAGATCGCGCAGCTGCAGGGCGAGGGTCTGGCGGATCTCAAGATTGCCGACTACGGCACCCGCCGTCGCTTCAGCCGCGCCTGGCACGAGGAGGTGCTGCGCGTGCTGGTGGCGCGCCTGGGCACCGGCGACCGCCGCCCTGACGCCCCCAGCGGCCCCGGCCAGTTCGCGGGCACCAGCAACGTGCTGTTCGCGATGAAGCTGGGCCTGACGCCCCTGGGCACGATGGCGCACGAGTACTTGCAGGCCTGCCAGGCGCTGGGCCCGCGGCTGCGCGACAGCCAGATCTATGGTTTCGAGATGTGGGCGCGGGAGTACCGTGGCGACCTGGGCATCGCGCTGTCGGACGTCTATGGCATGAGCGCCTTCCTGCGCGACTTCGACCTGTACTTCTGCAAGCTGTTCGACGGCGCGCGCCACGACAGCGGCGATCCCTTCGCCTGGGGCGAGCGCCTGCTGGAGCACTATCGCAAGAACCGCGTCGATCCGCTCACCAAGACACTGATCTTCAGCGATGCGCTCACGGTGCCGCGCACCATCGAGCTGTACCGCCAGTTCCAGGGCCGCTGCCAGCTGGCATTCGGCATCGGCACGAACCTGACCAACGACCTGGGCGACCCGCCCGCCCATGTGCCGCTGCAGATCGTCATCAAGATGACGCGCTGCAATGGGCAGCCGGTGGCCAAGCTGTCCGACGCGCCTGGCAAGAACATGTGCGACGACGAGAAGTACCTGGCCTATCTGCGCCAGGTGTTCGACATTCCGTCTCCAGCGTGA